The following coding sequences lie in one Vicinamibacterales bacterium genomic window:
- a CDS encoding DUF4147 domain-containing protein, translating to MSSPACRAGTIPGNITNRFDAHLRAIVAGALRACDASALLSRALALHPVSPDVPLTVIAAGKAAVPMADAFRRVYGARIRELLVARGSHPLPDAASVESARRALALAAESRRRNELLVVLLSGGASAMLAAPAEGLTLQDKIGLTRWLLGSGLPIASINAVRKHVSAIKGGQLAAAAGLSVTYAISDVHSPIEDDPAVIGSGPTVADPSTFAAALHALHPGSDRGQTGVKPGSDGGQTTFAGLFAGDEQSRSRIVQLLQRGLRGEIAETPKPGDSRLAGAHFVLAGSRRDAMDGAAAEAARLGYVVERIDPPTFGAAAPAGRAFVERAQARAARHDRPACIIASGETTVTLEGKTGVGGRNQEFALAAALAMARGGDIALASIGTDGIDGPTDAAGAIADATTIARAQALGLDASGALGRHDSHPFFLALGDLVVTGPTGTNVGDLQVFVSGEPEGTPDGPRR from the coding sequence ATGTCGTCACCGGCCTGTCGGGCTGGAACGATCCCAGGAAATATCACTAATCGATTCGACGCCCACCTCCGTGCGATTGTTGCGGGTGCCTTGCGCGCCTGCGATGCGTCCGCGCTCCTCTCACGCGCGCTGGCGCTCCACCCGGTTTCCCCTGACGTTCCGCTGACTGTCATAGCTGCCGGCAAGGCAGCCGTGCCGATGGCCGATGCCTTCCGGCGAGTGTATGGAGCGCGGATCCGCGAGCTGCTGGTGGCTCGGGGATCGCACCCGCTGCCCGATGCGGCGAGCGTCGAGTCGGCGCGCCGGGCGCTTGCCCTGGCGGCCGAGTCGCGCCGGCGGAACGAGCTGCTGGTGGTGCTGCTGTCGGGAGGCGCGTCGGCCATGCTGGCCGCCCCGGCCGAGGGGCTGACCCTGCAAGACAAGATCGGCCTGACGCGCTGGCTTCTCGGAAGCGGTCTGCCGATCGCGTCGATCAACGCCGTCCGCAAGCACGTCTCGGCGATCAAGGGTGGACAGCTCGCGGCAGCGGCCGGCCTGTCGGTGACCTACGCGATTTCCGATGTCCACAGCCCGATCGAAGACGACCCCGCCGTCATCGGCTCCGGCCCGACCGTCGCCGACCCCTCGACCTTCGCTGCCGCCCTCCACGCCCTTCACCCAGGGTCAGACCGGGGTCAGACCGGGGTCAAACCGGGGTCAGACGGGGGTCAGACCACCTTCGCCGGTCTGTTCGCCGGCGACGAGCAGTCGCGGAGCCGCATCGTGCAACTTCTGCAGCGGGGCCTCCGCGGCGAGATCGCAGAAACGCCGAAGCCCGGCGATTCGCGTCTGGCGGGAGCCCACTTCGTTCTGGCGGGGTCGAGACGTGACGCGATGGACGGCGCGGCTGCGGAAGCCGCGCGGCTCGGCTACGTGGTCGAGCGCATCGATCCGCCGACGTTCGGGGCGGCCGCGCCCGCCGGCCGGGCGTTCGTCGAGCGTGCGCAGGCCCGTGCGGCCCGACACGACCGGCCTGCCTGCATCATCGCCAGTGGCGAGACGACGGTGACGCTGGAAGGGAAGACGGGAGTGGGGGGCCGCAACCAGGAGTTCGCGCTGGCGGCCGCGCTGGCGATGGCGCGCGGCGGCGACATCGCCCTGGCCAGCATCGGCACCGACGGGATTGACGGCCCGACGGATGCGGCGGGTGCCATCGCCGACGCGACGACGATCGCGCGGGCGCAGGCGCTCGGCCTGGACGCCAGCGGGGCGCTAGGGCGGCATGACTCGCATCCCTTCTTCCTGGCACTCGGCGATCTCGTCGTCACCGGGCCGACCGGCACGAACGTGGGGGACCTGCAGGTGTTCGTGAGCGGCGAACCTGAAGGCACGCCCGACGGGCCGCGGAGATAG
- a CDS encoding ABC transporter permease, whose translation MRALGYFFSEAAESLWRSRRAAVVSIATIAAGLFVLGFFVMVNANLQRVVRGWTDAAELAVYLRDDASPAQVAAVGEMVNQSGLASSVQFVSKDDARREFAREFPDLAPASASLDHNPFPSSYEVRLNDVAQDATAAIDTLVTTLGAVGGVADVRYDRTWIARLNATVRVVRGVGVIIIVLLTVASAMTVANVVRLAALARREEIDIMQLVGAPFAYIRGPFIAEGLVQGGMGAVLAVAALLAAFAAIRVRYAAFLGDAVGLTGLAFVPAQVVLLLVIGGMALGCLGGFAVARGVR comes from the coding sequence ATGCGGGCCCTCGGCTATTTCTTCAGCGAGGCGGCGGAGAGCCTCTGGCGAAGCCGCCGCGCCGCCGTGGTGTCGATCGCGACGATTGCTGCGGGCCTCTTCGTCCTCGGCTTCTTCGTCATGGTCAACGCCAACCTGCAGCGAGTCGTCCGCGGCTGGACCGACGCCGCCGAACTCGCGGTCTATCTGCGAGACGATGCGTCGCCGGCGCAGGTCGCGGCGGTCGGCGAGATGGTCAACCAGAGCGGTCTGGCGTCGTCCGTGCAGTTCGTGTCGAAGGACGACGCGCGGCGCGAGTTCGCGCGGGAGTTCCCGGACCTGGCGCCGGCGTCCGCATCGCTCGATCACAATCCGTTTCCGTCCTCCTACGAGGTCCGCCTCAACGACGTCGCGCAGGACGCGACCGCGGCGATCGACACGCTGGTGACAACGCTCGGCGCAGTCGGCGGCGTGGCCGATGTGCGCTACGACCGGACGTGGATTGCACGCCTCAACGCGACCGTGCGGGTCGTCCGCGGCGTCGGCGTCATCATCATCGTGCTGCTGACGGTCGCCAGCGCGATGACCGTCGCCAACGTCGTCCGACTGGCGGCGCTCGCGCGGCGCGAGGAAATCGACATCATGCAGCTGGTGGGGGCCCCTTTCGCCTACATCCGCGGGCCGTTCATCGCCGAGGGTCTGGTCCAGGGGGGCATGGGGGCGGTGCTGGCGGTGGCGGCGCTGCTGGCCGCCTTTGCCGCGATCCGGGTGCGCTATGCGGCCTTTCTGGGGGATGCGGTCGGGCTGACAGGGCTCGCCTTTGTGCCGGCGCAGGTGGTACTCCTGCTCGTAATCGGGGGTATGGCGCTCGGCTGCCTCGGCGGTTTCGCCGTGGCGCGCGGCGTCCGCTGA
- the ftsE gene encoding cell division ATP-binding protein FtsE: MIEAQHVSKMYSRGVYALRDLSLRIDKGEFVFLTGPSGAGKSTLLRMLLRQEIPNDGRLVVGGRDLSQLSLRQVQAYRRSLGFVFQDFKLLPNKTVLENVAFVPRVLGMVPTQQQRRTFQVLKWVGLQHRMSAYPLELSGGEQQRVAIARALVNDPVIILADEPTGNLDPDLSLEIMNLFREINARGTTVLVATHDRELIRRVGRRTVTLDHGALVEVA; this comes from the coding sequence GTGATCGAGGCGCAGCACGTCTCGAAGATGTACAGCCGCGGCGTCTACGCCCTGCGCGATCTGTCGCTGCGGATCGACAAGGGGGAGTTCGTGTTCCTGACCGGACCGAGCGGCGCCGGCAAGTCGACGCTGCTGCGCATGCTGCTGCGGCAGGAAATCCCCAATGACGGGCGTCTGGTCGTCGGCGGTCGCGACCTGTCGCAGTTGTCGCTGCGCCAGGTGCAGGCGTACCGCCGTTCACTCGGATTCGTCTTTCAGGACTTCAAGCTGCTGCCGAACAAGACCGTGCTCGAGAACGTCGCCTTCGTGCCGCGCGTGCTCGGCATGGTGCCGACGCAGCAGCAGCGGCGGACGTTCCAGGTGCTGAAGTGGGTCGGGCTGCAGCACCGCATGTCCGCCTATCCGCTCGAGCTGTCGGGCGGCGAGCAGCAGCGGGTCGCGATTGCGCGTGCGCTCGTCAACGATCCGGTGATCATTCTCGCCGACGAACCGACCGGGAACCTGGATCCGGACCTGTCGCTCGAAATCATGAACCTGTTCCGCGAGATCAACGCGCGCGGTACCACGGTGCTGGTGGCGACGCACGATCGCGAGTTGATCCGCCGGGTCGGCCGCCGCACCGTCACGCTCGATCACGGCGCGCTCGTGGAGGTCGCCTGA
- the gatB gene encoding Asp-tRNA(Asn)/Glu-tRNA(Gln) amidotransferase subunit GatB yields MPEFEPVIGLEIHAQLLTATKIFCGCSTRFGAEPNTALCPVCLGLPGALPVLNRRAVELAVRTSLALGCQVHPASVFARKNYFYPDLPKGYQISQYDQPLATDGEIAFSTDGRRIAVGVIRVHMEEDAGKSLHDGLPDSSRSTYLDFNRSGVPLVEIVTRPDLRSAADAAEAFSRVREILVAVGVNDGNMEEGSLRCDANVSVRPAGETAFGVKTELKNLNSFRHVQRAVEFEIARHVQARRDGTPLVQETRLFDPSTGRTTVMRTKEEADDYRYFPEPDLAPLAVDPAWVEGIRGSLPELPEARRARFVSQYGLPEYDAGVLTQSMAFADYFERVAAASGNPKAASNWVMGELARKLKETRDAIESAPLAAEALGGLIALIDAGTITGPVAKDVFEKMYGTPRSARDIVDAEGLARIDDAAAIDRMVRETLAGHPATVAEYRAGKSKAFGFLVGQVMKASAGKADPATVNAAVKRFLEEPA; encoded by the coding sequence GTGCCCGAATTCGAGCCGGTCATCGGTCTGGAGATTCACGCCCAGCTGCTGACCGCCACCAAGATCTTCTGCGGCTGTTCGACGCGGTTCGGCGCCGAGCCCAACACCGCGCTGTGCCCGGTGTGCCTGGGGCTGCCCGGCGCCCTGCCGGTGCTCAACCGCCGGGCGGTGGAGTTGGCGGTGCGCACGTCGCTCGCGCTCGGCTGTCAGGTGCATCCCGCCTCCGTGTTCGCGCGCAAGAACTACTTCTACCCTGATCTGCCCAAGGGCTACCAGATCTCGCAGTACGACCAGCCGCTGGCGACCGACGGCGAGATCGCGTTTTCGACGGACGGCCGTCGCATCGCGGTCGGCGTCATCCGCGTGCACATGGAAGAGGACGCGGGCAAGTCGCTCCACGACGGGCTCCCCGACTCGTCGCGGTCCACGTACCTGGATTTCAACCGCAGCGGCGTACCGCTCGTCGAGATCGTGACGCGTCCCGACCTCCGATCGGCCGCCGACGCCGCCGAGGCGTTCAGCCGCGTCCGGGAGATCCTCGTGGCGGTCGGCGTCAACGACGGCAACATGGAAGAGGGCAGCCTGCGCTGCGACGCCAACGTCTCGGTCCGGCCCGCCGGCGAGACGGCCTTCGGCGTCAAGACCGAGCTGAAGAACCTCAACTCGTTCCGCCACGTGCAGCGGGCGGTCGAGTTCGAGATCGCGCGGCACGTTCAGGCCCGGCGTGACGGCACCCCGCTCGTGCAGGAGACGCGGCTCTTCGATCCCTCGACCGGCCGGACGACGGTGATGCGCACCAAGGAAGAGGCCGACGACTACCGCTACTTTCCGGAGCCCGATCTCGCGCCGCTGGCCGTCGACCCGGCGTGGGTCGAAGGGATCCGCGGGTCGCTGCCCGAACTGCCCGAGGCACGCCGCGCCCGCTTCGTGTCGCAGTATGGGCTCCCCGAATACGACGCGGGCGTGCTCACGCAGTCGATGGCCTTCGCCGATTATTTCGAGCGGGTGGCCGCCGCGAGCGGCAACCCGAAGGCGGCGAGCAACTGGGTGATGGGGGAACTCGCGCGCAAGCTGAAGGAGACCAGGGATGCGATCGAGTCGGCGCCGCTCGCCGCCGAGGCGCTCGGCGGCCTGATCGCGCTCATCGACGCCGGCACGATCACCGGCCCGGTCGCCAAGGACGTCTTCGAGAAGATGTACGGGACGCCGCGCTCCGCCCGCGACATCGTCGACGCCGAGGGGCTGGCGCGCATCGACGACGCCGCCGCAATCGATCGCATGGTGCGCGAGACGCTGGCCGGGCACCCCGCCACCGTCGCCGAATACCGGGCCGGCAAGTCGAAGGCGTTCGGCTTTCTCGTCGGCCAGGTGATGAAGGCCTCCGCCGGCAAGGCCGATCCGGCGACGGTGAACGCGGCGGTGAAGCGCTTCCTCGAGGAGCCCGCGTGA
- a CDS encoding HD domain-containing phosphohydrolase: MTPASAAPVHLNPSILVVDDEDGIRELIARWLIAGGYDVRTAANAEEALDRVRHRAPAVALCDIRMPGHDGLWLAQHIRRDSPETAVIMATGVQDVNSAVTSLRQGVIDYLTKPFGRDRLRDSVLRGLEWHKAAADSRRWRESLDAEVEQRRQRLSDALASLTIDSDEALDGLLSALTLSDPDAYAHAYRVAALAASVGCALGLAEEDMTALERAALLHDVGKLAMPEAVLRKPAPLTAEEQAIIRLHPEVAADLIAAVPYLAPAAELVRDACERVDGLGYPNGAPALDVALGARIIAVADAYDTMTRPRVFRDAISPREAVLELDRCAGSQFDTAVVEVFKRVVQI; this comes from the coding sequence ATGACGCCGGCCTCCGCCGCTCCCGTGCACTTGAACCCATCGATCCTGGTCGTCGACGACGAGGACGGCATTCGCGAGCTGATCGCGCGCTGGCTGATCGCCGGCGGCTACGACGTGCGCACCGCCGCCAATGCCGAAGAGGCGCTCGACCGTGTTCGCCATCGCGCGCCGGCGGTGGCGCTCTGCGACATCCGCATGCCCGGCCACGACGGCCTGTGGCTCGCGCAGCACATCCGCCGCGACTCGCCCGAGACGGCGGTGATTATGGCGACCGGCGTCCAGGACGTGAATTCGGCGGTGACCAGCCTGCGTCAGGGGGTCATCGACTATCTCACCAAGCCGTTCGGCCGCGACCGTCTTCGCGACTCGGTGCTGCGCGGGCTCGAATGGCACAAGGCGGCCGCCGATTCGCGCCGCTGGCGCGAGTCGCTCGACGCCGAGGTCGAGCAGCGCCGCCAGCGTCTGAGCGACGCGCTCGCCTCGCTGACGATCGACTCCGATGAGGCGCTCGACGGCCTGCTGTCGGCGCTGACGCTCTCGGATCCCGACGCCTATGCCCACGCCTACCGGGTCGCCGCGCTGGCGGCCAGCGTCGGCTGTGCGCTCGGCCTCGCCGAGGAGGACATGACCGCGCTCGAACGCGCCGCGCTGCTGCACGACGTCGGCAAGCTGGCGATGCCGGAGGCGGTCCTGCGCAAACCGGCGCCGCTCACCGCCGAAGAGCAGGCCATCATCCGCCTCCACCCCGAAGTGGCTGCCGATCTGATCGCCGCCGTGCCCTATCTGGCGCCGGCCGCGGAGCTGGTGCGCGACGCCTGCGAGCGCGTCGACGGGCTGGGCTACCCCAACGGCGCGCCGGCGCTCGACGTGGCGCTCGGCGCGCGCATCATCGCGGTCGCCGACGCCTACGACACGATGACCCGGCCGCGCGTATTCCGCGACGCCATTTCGCCGCGCGAGGCGGTCCTCGAACTCGACCGCTGCGCCGGCTCGCAGTTCGACACAGCGGTCGTCGAGGTGTTCAAGAGGGTCGTGCAGATCTGA
- a CDS encoding sigma-54 dependent transcriptional regulator — MSGPKPLLVVVDDEQGILDVVSRFARRMGYDAETCSSGGAAIALLQTRRADLLMVDLRMPDVGGLDVLRAIRDIDPRCQAVLMTGYASVETAVEAIKLGATDYLSKPLDFHRLEQLLTGVRDDLERRRSLLSIEGDLARRLEFCGMIGRGPAMQELFGMIRRLAPHVRTALISGETGTGKELVARALHRTGPRSDRRFVTVNCSAVVETLFESELFGHVRGAFTGATEHKPGLFELADNGTLFLDEIGELPLTVQAKLLRVLELGEVNRVGSIDPRKVNVHVLAATNRDLRAEVAAGRFRSDLYYRLNVVEVRLPPLRDRREDVPYLTAAFVRETAERLQKPLRGMTPGAERLLGVAVWDGNVRELRNVIERACILADGDFITEREVSVSMPPSGAAWGPQTPAAGAAAAGTAEDALLVNVEREHIQRALQRANGNKKAAARMLGLSRRALYRRLERLNLADTISRRQTGLQNVGA; from the coding sequence ATGAGCGGGCCGAAGCCGCTGCTGGTTGTGGTCGACGACGAACAGGGGATCCTCGACGTGGTCAGCCGGTTCGCGCGCCGGATGGGCTACGACGCGGAGACCTGCTCGAGCGGCGGCGCCGCCATCGCGTTGCTGCAGACGCGGCGCGCCGATCTGCTGATGGTCGACCTGCGCATGCCCGACGTCGGCGGCCTCGACGTGCTGCGCGCCATCCGCGACATCGACCCGCGCTGTCAGGCGGTGCTGATGACCGGCTACGCGTCGGTGGAGACCGCGGTCGAAGCGATCAAGCTCGGGGCCACCGACTATCTGAGCAAGCCGCTCGACTTCCATCGCCTCGAGCAGCTGCTGACGGGCGTGCGCGACGACCTGGAGCGGCGCCGCAGTCTGCTCTCGATCGAGGGCGATCTGGCGCGGCGGCTCGAATTCTGCGGAATGATCGGCCGCGGCCCGGCGATGCAGGAGCTGTTCGGGATGATCCGCCGTCTGGCGCCGCACGTCCGCACGGCGCTGATCAGCGGCGAGACTGGAACCGGCAAGGAGCTGGTCGCACGGGCGCTGCATCGCACGGGTCCGCGCTCCGATCGGCGCTTCGTCACCGTGAACTGTTCGGCGGTCGTGGAAACGCTGTTCGAGAGCGAGCTGTTCGGGCATGTCCGAGGCGCCTTTACCGGCGCGACCGAGCACAAGCCGGGCCTGTTCGAGCTGGCCGACAACGGCACGCTGTTCCTCGACGAGATCGGCGAGCTGCCGCTGACCGTGCAGGCGAAATTGCTGCGGGTGCTGGAGCTCGGCGAGGTGAACCGCGTCGGTTCGATCGATCCTCGCAAGGTCAACGTCCACGTGCTGGCCGCGACCAATCGCGATCTGCGCGCGGAGGTGGCGGCCGGCCGATTCCGCAGCGACCTCTACTACCGACTCAACGTCGTCGAAGTGCGGCTGCCGCCGCTGCGCGACCGGCGGGAAGACGTGCCGTATCTGACCGCGGCGTTCGTTCGCGAGACGGCGGAGCGGCTCCAGAAGCCGCTGCGCGGCATGACGCCGGGGGCGGAGCGGCTCCTCGGCGTGGCGGTGTGGGACGGCAACGTGCGCGAGCTGCGCAACGTCATCGAGCGCGCGTGCATTCTGGCCGACGGCGATTTCATCACCGAGCGCGAGGTGTCGGTGAGCATGCCGCCATCGGGGGCGGCGTGGGGCCCGCAGACGCCGGCTGCCGGCGCCGCCGCGGCGGGGACCGCGGAGGACGCCCTGCTCGTCAACGTCGAGCGCGAGCACATCCAGCGCGCGCTGCAGCGCGCCAACGGCAACAAGAAGGCGGCGGCGCGCATGCTGGGCCTGAGCCGGCGCGCGCTCTATCGGCGACTCGAACGCCTCAATCTCGCCGACACGATCTCGCGGCGTCAGACCGGACTCCAGAACGTGGGCGCCTGA
- a CDS encoding ATP-binding protein, translating to MGKPITLLIVESDPDLLTMVAHHPAAAAYAVTAAPTPTAALAAIARQPYDVALIDLGAGDDAGLEAMRAIRARTRDTEIVVVAGTSSVNAAVASYEMNAFAFIAKPFEAGHLLATVHRAIEHRAVNRANVRLAWEQALLNEIGDDLRHLLAPEQLVERVLQRLMRGLEVNVSDARLRDPETGTYDFRMISAPGEIRDAWLAAEPLAPRPSDRVLATGRPVRFDDLHECVAVEHRAAVPMRAALSVPMLVGDELIGALSVGCTEPGRFTADDQRLLCTVANQVGVAVQSARLHDYIRAGKQQWEATFDAIGDAIAVFDRRGRLLRGNTGLSTMLNRPIRSLRGLSCDEVGLCDAPFPRCAVGGAAGRACVRDEVSRGDQIFSVTTCPVLDATGGAAIVQIAKNVTPEIQSARRMRQMSDELAATNARLVATVDRLKATQAQLLQSEKLSAIGQLVAGVAHELNNPLTSVIGYAQLLQEEVREVAEGAPPRPTAELGQDLRRIAEESERAARIVRNLLAFARRQSAARAAQDVGELLNRVLALRAYEFRLNAVELETECQPALPPVLGDGGQLQQALLNLVLNAEQAMRSRPLRRLRVAARHVREADAVELSIADTGHGIADENLRRIFDPFFTTREVGQGTGLGLSICYGIIRDHGGQIAVDSRVGEGTRFTVLLPASVTAAGEARRVIVAHHDSTERDYVAAALTGWGHAVTCAESAEDARSRLVAGGFDVAFLDPALVRDRRAGWAARAGEPTVVIPMTDETGDGGVAPPYELAALRAALRGQAKEYA from the coding sequence GTGGGGAAACCGATCACGCTGCTCATCGTCGAAAGCGATCCGGATCTGCTGACCATGGTCGCGCATCATCCGGCCGCGGCCGCCTACGCCGTGACGGCGGCGCCGACCCCGACCGCGGCGCTGGCCGCAATCGCGCGGCAGCCGTACGACGTCGCGCTGATCGACCTCGGCGCCGGCGACGATGCCGGCCTCGAGGCGATGCGCGCCATCCGCGCGCGCACCCGGGACACCGAGATCGTCGTGGTCGCCGGCACCTCCTCGGTGAACGCGGCGGTCGCGTCGTACGAGATGAACGCGTTCGCCTTCATCGCGAAGCCGTTCGAGGCGGGGCACCTGCTGGCGACGGTGCACCGGGCCATCGAGCACCGCGCCGTGAACCGCGCCAACGTGCGGCTCGCCTGGGAGCAGGCGCTGCTCAACGAGATCGGCGACGACCTGCGGCATCTGCTGGCGCCGGAGCAGCTCGTCGAGCGGGTGCTGCAGCGGCTGATGCGCGGACTGGAAGTCAACGTCAGCGACGCGCGACTGCGCGATCCCGAAACCGGCACCTACGATTTCCGGATGATCAGCGCGCCGGGCGAGATACGCGACGCGTGGCTCGCCGCCGAGCCGCTGGCGCCGCGGCCGAGCGACCGCGTGCTCGCCACCGGCCGGCCGGTCCGCTTCGACGACCTTCACGAGTGCGTCGCGGTGGAGCACCGCGCCGCGGTGCCGATGCGCGCCGCGCTGAGCGTGCCGATGCTGGTCGGCGACGAGCTGATCGGCGCGCTGAGCGTCGGTTGCACCGAGCCGGGGCGGTTCACGGCCGACGACCAGCGGCTCCTCTGTACCGTCGCCAATCAGGTCGGCGTGGCGGTGCAGAGTGCGCGGCTTCACGACTACATCCGCGCCGGCAAGCAGCAGTGGGAGGCGACCTTCGACGCGATTGGCGACGCGATCGCGGTGTTCGACCGCCGCGGCCGCCTGCTGCGGGGCAACACCGGCCTCAGCACGATGCTGAACCGTCCGATCCGATCGCTGCGTGGTCTCTCCTGCGACGAGGTCGGGCTGTGCGATGCGCCGTTTCCGCGCTGCGCCGTCGGCGGGGCCGCCGGTCGCGCCTGCGTCCGTGACGAAGTGTCGCGCGGCGACCAGATCTTCAGCGTCACGACCTGTCCGGTGCTCGACGCGACCGGCGGCGCCGCGATCGTGCAGATTGCCAAGAACGTGACTCCGGAAATCCAGAGCGCGCGGCGGATGCGGCAGATGAGCGATGAGCTCGCCGCCACCAACGCGCGGCTGGTCGCCACGGTCGACCGCCTCAAGGCGACGCAGGCGCAGCTGCTGCAGTCCGAGAAGCTCTCGGCGATCGGCCAACTGGTGGCCGGCGTCGCGCACGAGCTGAACAACCCGCTGACCAGCGTCATCGGCTACGCGCAGCTGCTGCAGGAAGAAGTGCGGGAAGTGGCCGAGGGTGCGCCGCCGCGGCCGACCGCCGAACTGGGCCAGGACCTGCGCCGCATCGCCGAAGAATCCGAACGGGCCGCCCGCATCGTCCGCAACCTGCTCGCCTTCGCGCGGCGCCAGTCGGCGGCGCGCGCCGCGCAGGACGTCGGCGAGCTGCTCAACCGCGTGCTCGCCCTGCGCGCCTACGAGTTCCGCCTCAACGCCGTTGAGCTCGAGACCGAGTGCCAGCCGGCGCTGCCGCCGGTGCTCGGCGACGGCGGTCAGCTGCAGCAGGCGCTCCTCAATCTGGTACTCAACGCCGAACAGGCGATGCGCTCGCGCCCGCTCCGGCGGCTGCGGGTCGCGGCGCGCCACGTGCGCGAGGCCGACGCGGTCGAGTTGTCGATCGCCGACACCGGCCACGGCATCGCCGACGAGAATCTGCGCCGCATCTTCGATCCGTTCTTCACCACCCGCGAAGTGGGGCAGGGCACCGGACTCGGCCTGAGCATCTGCTACGGCATCATCCGCGATCACGGCGGCCAGATCGCGGTCGACAGCCGGGTCGGCGAGGGCACCCGCTTCACGGTCCTGCTGCCGGCGTCGGTGACGGCGGCCGGCGAGGCACGCCGCGTGATCGTGGCGCATCACGATTCGACCGAGCGCGACTATGTCGCGGCGGCGCTCACCGGCTGGGGCCATGCCGTGACCTGTGCGGAGAGCGCCGAAGACGCGCGCAGCCGGCTGGTTGCGGGCGGGTTCGACGTGGCGTTCCTCGACCCGGCCCTTGTGAGAGACCGCCGCGCCGGATGGGCCGCACGCGCCGGCGAGCCGACTGTCGTGATCCCGATGACCGACGAGACCGGAGACGGCGGCGTGGCGCCGCCCTACGAATTGGCGGCGCTGCGGGCGGCGCTGCGCGGGCAGGCAAAGGAGTACGCATGA